A single window of Gossypium hirsutum isolate 1008001.06 chromosome A10, Gossypium_hirsutum_v2.1, whole genome shotgun sequence DNA harbors:
- the LOC121207588 gene encoding 60S ribosomal protein L7-1 — MMTEEEGQPLPYVSEIVLKKRNIRDELAITRRTQLDLGKYGAKKSKKQSDVSDIKRPEQFIKEFRDRELDLIRMKQRAKRPKSMIPKLRSNLLFVIRLQGKNDMHPKTRKILYNLGMRKLFSGVFVKATEGVMEMLQKVEPYVTYGYPNLKNMKELIYKKGYARIDKKAVPLTDNNIIEQTLGKHGIICIEDIVHEIANVGPHFKEVIHFMGPLMLSKLEDGLIKGKKQPYKEGGDAGNRGDEINDLISKMN; from the exons ATGATGACGGAAGAGGAAGGACAGCCATTACCATATGTATCGGAGATAGTGTTGAAGAAAAGGAACATAAGAGATGAGTTAGCTATTACAAGGAGGACCCAGTTGGATTTGGGTAAATACGGAGCGAAGAAAAGCAAGAAGCAATCTGATGTTTCCGACATCAAAAGACCCGAACAATTCATTAAAGAGTTCAGAGACAGG GAATTGGACCTGATCAGAATGAAACAGAGGGCAAAGAGACCAAAATCGATGATACCAAAACTGAGATCAAACTTGCTTTTCGTTATCCGTTTACAAGG CAAAAATGATATGCATCCGAAAACTAGGAAGATCCTATACAATCTGGGAATGAGGAAACTTTTCAGTGGTGTCTTTGTGAAGGCAACTGAGGGTGTGATGGAAATGCTACAAAAGGTGGAGCCCTATGTTACATATGG ATATCCTAATCTTAAGAACATGAAGGAGCTGATTTACAAGAAGGGCTATGCAAGGATTGACAAGAAAGCGGTTCCTCTGACTGATAATAATATCATCGAACAG ACATTGGGAAAGCATGGAATCATATGCATAGAAGATATTGTGCACGAAATCGCTAATGTCGGTCCACATTTCAAGGAGGTTATTCATTTTATGGGACCCCTTATGCTGAGCAAGCTGGAAGATGGATTAATCAAAGGGAAGAAACAACCGTACAAGGAAGGCGGAGATGCCGGAAACCGCGGAGATGAAATCAATGACCTAATTAGTAAGATGAATTAG